One stretch of Cohnella algarum DNA includes these proteins:
- the yycF gene encoding response regulator YycF: MPGKILVVDDERPIADILKFNLEKEGYEVVCAFDGEEAVRLAFETGPDLILLDLMLPVKDGMDVCREVRSKLSVPIIMLTAKDTEIDKVLGLELGADDYVTKPFGTRELLARVKAHLRRQRKEGPARPEGEAAAENERQGLKLFNLFIDTDMYVVYKNGQPLDLTHREFELVHYLARNSGKVMTREHLLQAVWGFEYFGDVRTVDVTIRRLREKIEDDPGRPEIILTRRGLGYLMRNPKMTGGYG; this comes from the coding sequence ATGCCGGGTAAAATACTGGTGGTCGACGACGAGCGGCCGATTGCGGATATTTTGAAATTCAACCTGGAAAAAGAGGGCTATGAGGTCGTCTGCGCGTTCGACGGCGAGGAGGCCGTTCGTCTCGCGTTCGAGACCGGGCCCGATTTGATCTTGCTCGACCTCATGCTGCCGGTGAAGGACGGCATGGACGTGTGCCGCGAGGTGCGCAGCAAGCTGTCCGTTCCGATCATCATGCTGACGGCCAAGGACACGGAAATCGACAAGGTGCTCGGGCTGGAGCTCGGCGCCGACGATTACGTGACCAAGCCCTTCGGGACGAGGGAGCTGCTCGCGCGGGTGAAGGCGCATCTGCGCCGCCAGCGCAAGGAAGGGCCGGCGCGCCCGGAAGGGGAGGCGGCGGCGGAGAACGAGCGGCAGGGACTCAAGCTGTTCAACCTGTTCATCGACACGGATATGTACGTCGTGTACAAGAACGGGCAGCCGCTCGATCTGACGCATCGGGAGTTCGAGCTCGTGCATTATCTTGCCCGCAACAGCGGCAAGGTGATGACCCGCGAGCATTTGCTGCAGGCGGTATGGGGCTTCGAATATTTCGGCGACGTCCGCACGGTCGATGTGACGATCCGGCGGCTGCGCGAGAAGATCGAGGACGATCCGGGACGGCCGGAAATCATTTTGACCCGGCGCGGCCTGGGCTACTTAATGCGCAATCCGAAAATGACGGGCGGTTACGGATGA
- a CDS encoding amidase: protein MNLRSLFFKRVVFMSLLTGLLMSGLTVSAAESFSYEEITVKDLQQGYEEGAYTAEEVVQSYLDRIEIYEPNYNAFTMMNPEALAEAREIDRRRAAGEELGPLAGVPIVIKEAVDVAGFPSTFGWAPLSKESGGIEIIPEKDAPVVARLKAAGAIILGKTNIPAFSADGTRASTSWAGDTYNAVDRKLVPGASSSGTAMAVSGNFAVLGIAEETGGSIQNPAAAQALVGIKPTFGLVPNAGVVPLGGSTRDVIGPHARTVRDAALMLDVIAGYSAEDPKTVASIGNIPRNGYTSKLSTLALKNKRIGLYGPGWLDQEMSKETQALYDRAVKELESQGAVVVTDPFAGSEFAAYAKEVGSLGLESLIYDMEQYLERLGPDSPIQSVTELIAKTGETPSLFERYKEALENPDEIPDLSTYAAARTKLLRIFNDVMDNNDLDALVFPQMYEETPLLDGEERIYDTTVPEINILGVPLITVPAGYYDSGAPFSLAFLGKLWSEADLLGMAFDYERATQYRVAPTLVVKP from the coding sequence GTGAATTTGCGAAGTCTTTTTTTCAAGCGTGTTGTTTTCATGTCGCTATTGACGGGTCTTTTGATGAGCGGCCTGACCGTATCTGCGGCCGAAAGCTTTTCCTATGAAGAAATAACGGTAAAAGATTTGCAGCAAGGGTACGAAGAAGGGGCATATACGGCGGAGGAAGTCGTACAGTCGTACCTCGATCGCATCGAAATCTATGAACCGAACTATAACGCTTTTACGATGATGAATCCGGAGGCTTTGGCGGAAGCGCGCGAAATCGACCGGCGCCGGGCGGCCGGCGAGGAGCTGGGGCCGCTGGCGGGCGTGCCGATCGTCATTAAGGAAGCGGTCGACGTCGCCGGCTTCCCTTCGACGTTCGGATGGGCGCCGCTCAGCAAGGAGTCGGGAGGAATCGAAATCATCCCCGAAAAAGACGCGCCCGTCGTCGCCAGGCTGAAGGCGGCCGGGGCGATCATTCTCGGCAAAACGAACATTCCGGCGTTCAGCGCCGACGGTACTCGCGCGAGCACGAGCTGGGCGGGCGACACGTACAACGCCGTCGACCGCAAGCTCGTTCCCGGGGCGAGCAGCTCCGGAACCGCGATGGCCGTCTCGGGGAATTTCGCGGTGCTGGGCATCGCGGAGGAAACCGGCGGCTCGATTCAAAATCCGGCGGCGGCGCAGGCGCTCGTCGGCATTAAGCCGACGTTCGGCCTCGTTCCGAACGCGGGCGTCGTGCCGCTGGGCGGAAGCACGAGAGACGTCATCGGGCCGCATGCGCGAACGGTGCGGGACGCCGCGCTCATGCTTGACGTCATTGCGGGCTATTCGGCGGAAGATCCGAAGACGGTCGCCTCGATTGGCAACATTCCCCGCAACGGCTATACGTCCAAGCTCAGCACGCTGGCGCTGAAGAACAAGCGGATCGGCCTTTACGGGCCGGGCTGGCTCGACCAGGAAATGTCGAAGGAGACGCAGGCGCTGTACGATCGCGCCGTCAAGGAATTGGAAAGCCAGGGCGCGGTCGTCGTCACCGATCCTTTTGCCGGTTCGGAGTTCGCCGCATACGCGAAAGAGGTCGGATCGCTCGGTCTCGAATCGCTGATATACGACATGGAACAATATTTGGAGCGCCTCGGCCCGGACTCGCCGATTCAATCGGTAACGGAGCTGATCGCAAAAACGGGCGAAACGCCCTCGCTGTTCGAGAGATATAAGGAAGCTCTGGAAAATCCGGACGAAATTCCGGACCTGTCGACGTATGCGGCGGCCCGCACGAAGCTGCTTCGCATTTTCAACGACGTCATGGACAACAACGATCTGGACGCGCTCGTTTTCCCGCAAATGTACGAGGAGACGCCGCTGCTGGACGGAGAGGAACGGATTTACGACACGACCGTTCCGGAAATCAACATTCTAGGCGTTCCTTTGATCACGGTGCCGGCAGGTTACTACGACAGCGGCGCCCCGTTCTCCCTCGCGTTTCTCGGCAAGCTGTGGAGCGAAGCCGACCTGCTCGGCATGGCATTCGACTACGAGCGGGCCACGCAATATCGCGTTGCGCCGACGCTGGTCGTCAAGCCTTAA
- a CDS encoding M23 family metallopeptidase: MAVFKKAGPIRNVRSSIRQRIRDLESASFWQHYKKPILATAAALIAVSGVFVGSIQYVKANSVSYYQVLLNGEPIGDISDTKLVQDLLDEKAKELAAAEGDVVYKLYDDQVSFEPETAYKKTPDDESTLELVAAGLKTHPTGVKLMINGKEVGIVKDKATADAILARVKEKFVPASAQVKSNVQALSYSAGATAAADTAASANATPGEERIVESIQFLEQVNTIPVDLYKADIDDPEELYQLLTTGNPETVTYTVQEGDCIGCIAQKQGVSESLIYANNTWIEDDRIDVGDVLNLTQIQPVLNVQTQEQVTEIEVIDPPVEIRKTDELKLGQSKTVREGTNGKRKVTYKLVKQNGVAIEEELVSSEVLVPAVSTVILKGTKVIPSEGTGTFAWPVSNAKISSYYGKRWGRTHKGIDLTGSKTIMAADNGTIEFVGTKSGYGNTIIINHNNGFKTLYGHLKSFSVKEGQVVSKGDSIGVMGNTGRSTGTHLHFEIHLNGVIRNPTSYL, translated from the coding sequence ATGGCCGTTTTTAAGAAAGCGGGCCCGATCCGGAACGTGCGGTCTTCCATTAGACAACGCATCCGGGATCTCGAGTCCGCAAGTTTTTGGCAACATTACAAGAAACCGATTCTCGCCACGGCGGCCGCGCTTATCGCGGTTTCGGGCGTTTTCGTCGGCTCGATCCAATATGTGAAGGCGAACTCGGTCTCCTATTATCAAGTTCTATTAAACGGAGAGCCGATCGGAGATATAAGCGATACGAAGCTGGTTCAGGATTTACTCGACGAAAAGGCGAAGGAGCTCGCCGCCGCCGAAGGCGACGTCGTCTACAAGCTGTACGATGACCAGGTGAGTTTCGAGCCTGAAACCGCCTACAAGAAAACGCCCGACGACGAGTCGACGCTCGAGCTCGTGGCTGCGGGCCTGAAGACGCATCCTACGGGCGTCAAGCTGATGATCAACGGCAAAGAGGTCGGCATCGTCAAGGACAAGGCCACGGCGGACGCCATTCTGGCGCGAGTCAAGGAAAAGTTCGTTCCCGCCTCGGCCCAGGTCAAATCGAACGTTCAGGCGCTTTCTTACAGCGCCGGCGCGACCGCCGCTGCGGATACCGCCGCTTCGGCGAATGCGACGCCCGGAGAAGAGCGCATCGTCGAGTCGATTCAATTTTTGGAGCAAGTGAACACGATCCCGGTCGATCTGTATAAGGCCGACATCGACGATCCCGAAGAGCTTTACCAGCTGCTGACGACCGGCAATCCCGAAACGGTTACCTACACCGTTCAGGAGGGAGATTGCATCGGCTGCATCGCGCAGAAGCAGGGCGTTTCGGAATCTCTCATTTACGCCAACAACACCTGGATCGAAGACGATCGAATCGATGTCGGGGACGTACTTAACCTTACCCAAATTCAACCGGTGCTGAACGTCCAAACGCAAGAACAGGTGACGGAAATCGAAGTGATCGATCCGCCGGTCGAAATCCGCAAGACGGACGAGCTGAAGCTCGGCCAATCGAAGACGGTGCGGGAAGGCACGAACGGCAAGCGGAAAGTCACCTACAAATTGGTCAAGCAGAACGGAGTGGCTATCGAAGAAGAGTTGGTGTCCAGCGAAGTGCTGGTGCCCGCCGTTTCGACCGTCATTTTAAAAGGAACGAAAGTCATTCCGAGCGAAGGCACCGGAACGTTCGCCTGGCCGGTATCGAACGCGAAAATTTCAAGCTATTACGGCAAGCGCTGGGGCCGCACGCACAAAGGCATCGACCTGACCGGCAGCAAGACGATCATGGCCGCCGACAACGGCACGATCGAATTCGTCGGCACGAAGAGCGGCTACGGCAACACGATCATCATCAATCACAACAACGGCTTCAAAACGCTTTACGGCCACCTGAAAAGCTTCAGCGTCAAGGAAGGCCAGGTCGTCTCGAAAGGCGATTCCATCGGCGTCATGGGAAATACAGGACGCTCCACCGGCACTCATCTGCATTTCGAAATTCATTTGAACGGCGTCATTCGCAATCCTACGAGTTATTTATAA
- a CDS encoding ABC transporter permease subunit, protein MRDKALWSREYAQAKLFVWFVPALHFFTLGFARINDLLFDGSRSPERLEAALRSGDAMQVYQFGNLESVGRGWMLLAAFVLALVQFGTERRNGSQEFLFSLPYSRRRIFCTKWLFGAALIVSTFSLNTAIDMVAVLSSPAAELFSLGYHFTQWLYSIVLLLAAYSFVALVGTITGTVASQTTLSLFLWAAPMSMYIVADESFGIMFGRDLFPDSYLYEELQDFINIPGYIALSYEFITWGKMVVFALVAGALVLLGMRGYERNKPENNGKFLMFGWLELAVQTAIVVLASLLAGNFAAGVVRLGDGRLGFLFGLAIGCAASLLLTAKLKRIRLKS, encoded by the coding sequence ATGCGGGATAAGGCGTTATGGAGCCGGGAGTATGCGCAGGCCAAGCTGTTCGTCTGGTTCGTGCCGGCTCTTCACTTCTTTACGCTGGGCTTCGCCCGAATAAACGACTTGTTGTTCGACGGCAGCCGGAGCCCGGAGCGATTGGAGGCCGCGCTTCGCTCCGGAGACGCGATGCAGGTCTACCAGTTCGGGAATCTGGAGTCGGTCGGCAGGGGATGGATGCTGCTCGCCGCGTTCGTGCTTGCGTTGGTCCAGTTCGGAACGGAGCGGCGCAATGGCTCGCAGGAGTTTCTGTTCTCCTTGCCTTATTCGAGGCGAAGGATTTTTTGTACGAAATGGCTGTTCGGAGCCGCGCTGATCGTAAGTACGTTCAGCCTGAATACGGCAATAGACATGGTCGCGGTGCTGTCCTCGCCGGCGGCGGAGCTGTTCAGCCTCGGCTATCACTTTACGCAATGGCTGTACTCGATCGTCCTCCTTCTTGCGGCCTATTCGTTCGTTGCGCTCGTCGGGACGATAACGGGCACGGTTGCTTCCCAAACGACGCTCTCGTTGTTCCTGTGGGCAGCGCCTATGTCGATGTACATTGTCGCGGATGAGAGCTTTGGGATTATGTTCGGACGGGATCTTTTTCCCGATTCGTATTTATACGAGGAGTTGCAGGATTTTATTAATATTCCGGGGTACATAGCGTTAAGCTATGAATTCATTACGTGGGGGAAAATGGTTGTATTCGCTCTTGTTGCCGGAGCGCTTGTCCTGCTTGGAATGCGGGGCTATGAGCGGAACAAGCCGGAAAACAACGGGAAGTTCCTGATGTTCGGCTGGCTGGAGCTGGCTGTCCAGACCGCGATCGTCGTCCTGGCTTCCTTGCTTGCGGGCAATTTCGCGGCCGGGGTCGTTCGGTTGGGGGACGGGCGGCTCGGATTTTTGTTCGGTTTGGCGATCGGCTGCGCGGCAAGTCTCCTGCTGACGGCCAAGTTAAAAAGAATTCGGTTGAAATCATAG
- a CDS encoding ATP-binding cassette domain-containing protein yields MIQIHERSLLPIFEQIVSQVKELIAKGALVEGDKIPSVRELSATLLVNHNTVAKAYQELERQGVILSIRGKGAYVAKAAESPGMLTERLRELKERLRLLVVEAHHLGIGESQLKAWIEEETARYGGKCMLTARNLRKTIERKPVLHHIDFSLAPGQVAGLIGRNGSGKTTLLKTLAGILTPDEGEVSCGGMPIHAHPEAKREVVFIPDSPEALYGYTAYGCADLYGMIYPRFDKTFFLEAMKRFGLPVGKNIKHFSKGMKMLLGTALGLATRAGFVLLDEPTNGIDAIAKKQMLTLLMEAAADGTALVISSHMLDELERIADMVLLLKDGTIEVHDRNGDAYPELVKVQVVFRGDAPEEWLSSPRVKVLERVGKVYTLLLGNEAGPRAFLAGAEPQASAYGELEAMEPLLLEPLPLKLEDMFEWKLGGPTNAG; encoded by the coding sequence ATGATCCAAATCCATGAACGGAGTCTTCTGCCGATATTCGAGCAAATCGTGAGCCAGGTGAAAGAACTGATCGCAAAAGGGGCGCTTGTCGAAGGGGACAAAATTCCCTCGGTCCGCGAGCTGTCGGCCACGCTGCTCGTGAACCACAATACGGTCGCGAAGGCGTATCAGGAGCTGGAGCGGCAAGGCGTGATCTTGTCGATCCGCGGCAAGGGCGCTTATGTCGCCAAGGCGGCTGAATCGCCGGGCATGCTGACGGAGCGGCTGAGAGAGCTGAAGGAGCGGCTGCGGCTGCTAGTGGTCGAAGCCCATCACCTGGGCATTGGCGAAAGTCAGCTTAAAGCCTGGATCGAAGAAGAAACCGCACGTTACGGGGGGAAATGCATGCTCACGGCACGCAATCTGCGCAAAACGATTGAACGCAAGCCGGTGCTTCATCATATTGACTTCTCGCTTGCCCCCGGGCAAGTCGCCGGCTTGATCGGCCGGAACGGCTCGGGTAAAACGACGCTGCTGAAAACGCTGGCCGGCATTCTGACGCCGGATGAAGGGGAGGTGAGCTGCGGAGGGATGCCGATTCACGCGCATCCGGAGGCGAAGCGCGAAGTCGTGTTTATCCCGGACTCGCCGGAGGCGCTGTACGGGTACACGGCGTACGGGTGCGCCGATTTGTACGGGATGATCTACCCCCGTTTCGACAAGACGTTTTTCCTGGAGGCGATGAAGCGGTTCGGCCTGCCGGTCGGCAAAAACATCAAGCATTTTTCCAAAGGGATGAAAATGCTGCTCGGCACCGCGCTCGGCCTGGCTACTCGAGCCGGGTTCGTGCTGCTCGACGAGCCGACGAACGGCATCGACGCGATCGCCAAAAAGCAGATGCTGACGCTGCTGATGGAGGCGGCGGCCGACGGGACGGCGCTCGTCATTTCGTCGCATATGCTGGATGAGCTCGAACGGATCGCGGACATGGTTTTGCTGCTGAAGGACGGCACGATCGAGGTGCACGACCGGAACGGCGATGCCTATCCGGAGCTCGTCAAGGTACAGGTCGTGTTCCGCGGGGACGCGCCGGAGGAGTGGCTGTCTTCGCCTCGGGTCAAGGTGCTGGAGCGGGTCGGCAAGGTGTATACGCTGCTGCTCGGCAACGAGGCCGGACCGCGGGCGTTCCTTGCGGGTGCGGAGCCGCAAGCTTCCGCTTACGGGGAGTTGGAAGCGATGGAGCCGCTGCTGCTGGAGCCGCTGCCGCTGAAGCTGGAGGACATGTTCGAATGGAAGCTGGGAGGGCCGACCAATGCGGGATAA
- a CDS encoding adenylosuccinate synthase yields the protein MSTVVVVGTQWGDEGKGKITDFLAEKADVVARYQGGNNAGHTILIENKKYKLTMIPSGIFNQNKVCVIGNGMVINPAALVEEIQYIIDNGFSVDNLRISDRAHVIMPYHLVLDGLEEDRKADNKIGTTRKGIGPCYMDKAARNGIRIADLMVAEEFTEKARRLIEEKNQIITQMYQGEALDADKIISEYLALAEKLRPYVTDTSVVLNDAIDEGRKVLFEGAQGVMLDIDQGTYPFVTSSNPSAGGVCIGSGVGPSKIRQVIGVAKAYTTRVGDGPFPTELHDELGQWIRDKGHEYGTVTGRPRRVGWFDTVVVRHARRVSGITGLSLNSLDVLSGLETVKICTAYKYRGEIIHHYPANLKVLGECEAVYEELPGWSEDISGAKTLEDLPENTRKYVERVSELTGIPIAIFSVGRNREQTNQVTAIYE from the coding sequence TTGTCTACAGTCGTTGTCGTAGGAACGCAATGGGGAGACGAAGGCAAAGGGAAGATCACGGACTTTCTCGCCGAGAAGGCGGACGTCGTCGCCCGCTATCAAGGGGGCAACAATGCCGGCCATACGATTCTCATTGAAAACAAAAAGTATAAACTGACGATGATTCCTTCCGGAATTTTCAATCAAAACAAAGTATGCGTAATCGGCAACGGGATGGTCATCAACCCCGCCGCGCTCGTGGAAGAAATTCAATACATTATCGATAACGGATTCAGCGTCGACAATTTGCGGATCAGCGATCGCGCCCACGTCATCATGCCGTATCATCTCGTGCTCGACGGGCTGGAAGAAGACCGCAAGGCCGACAACAAAATCGGCACGACCCGCAAAGGCATCGGCCCCTGCTACATGGACAAAGCCGCGCGCAACGGCATCCGCATCGCCGACCTGATGGTGGCGGAGGAATTTACGGAGAAGGCGCGCCGCCTGATCGAGGAGAAAAACCAGATCATCACGCAAATGTATCAAGGCGAGGCTCTGGATGCCGACAAGATCATTTCCGAGTATTTGGCATTGGCCGAGAAGCTGCGCCCCTACGTGACCGATACGTCGGTCGTGCTGAACGACGCCATCGACGAAGGCCGCAAAGTGCTGTTCGAAGGCGCCCAAGGCGTCATGCTCGACATCGACCAAGGCACGTATCCGTTCGTCACGAGCTCCAACCCGTCCGCGGGCGGCGTCTGCATCGGATCGGGCGTCGGCCCGTCGAAAATCCGCCAGGTCATCGGCGTCGCCAAGGCGTACACGACGCGCGTCGGCGACGGCCCGTTTCCGACCGAGCTGCATGACGAGCTGGGCCAATGGATTCGCGACAAGGGCCACGAATACGGCACCGTGACCGGACGCCCGCGCCGCGTCGGCTGGTTCGACACGGTCGTCGTCCGCCATGCGCGCCGCGTCAGCGGCATTACCGGCCTTTCGCTCAACTCGCTCGACGTGCTCAGCGGGCTGGAAACGGTGAAAATTTGCACGGCCTATAAGTACCGCGGCGAAATCATTCACCACTATCCGGCGAACCTGAAGGTGCTGGGGGAGTGCGAGGCGGTGTACGAGGAGCTGCCGGGCTGGAGCGAGGACATCTCCGGCGCCAAGACGCTGGAGGATTTGCCGGAGAACACGCGCAAGTACGTCGAGCGCGTATCGGAGCTGACCGGCATTCCGATCGCCATCTTCTCCGTCGGCCGCAACCGCGAGCAAACGAATCAGGTGACGGCGATTTACGAGTAA
- a CDS encoding PucR family transcriptional regulator produces MEQLAKVGFTVSDLFMIPHFKDAVLLGGGANADKVISRVNVMEVPDVIDWVRPGEFLMTTGYPFRDNPEVLATLIGQLAQRGVVALGIKTKRFLDEVPPAAIAAAERHGLPLIELPPGTTFSDAVREIMERVLVSEFKDLTILQGRVQRLSHVLLHGDGLPAFLQHLELMIKNPVVLLDPKNGVVASPEAMPLCGGIGPEEWDRIRKERTLETNVIGGKESSIRVHVAVVNDDELQPYLLLVIDRKNEYNVVDTLTLNWAGRLLEFEISNMQARSHIETKYADQFLQDWLAGRIVTAVDLRLRAEACGWPLAEAAHYTSGVVYFHNRKLEVKGLQELAKRLNWECAARKLEAKWTVLEGDLVVLLTHSEPDKAADRQQLLSEVSTLLQQAVPESGVSLCLGREAGDQVKAASSYIDARRVLEIAGICFLTSPVLHYADLGVYLLLYRLKGTEELAEYRRLYLHPLLELDRKQQGDLLSTLRTYFQCNCNAKETAERMFVHYNTIIYRLERIKGELGMRLDDPDTKFVLQLALKLHEIKELA; encoded by the coding sequence ATGGAACAGCTGGCCAAAGTCGGGTTCACCGTGAGCGATTTGTTTATGATCCCCCACTTTAAAGACGCCGTTCTGCTCGGCGGCGGCGCCAACGCGGACAAAGTGATCAGCCGCGTCAACGTCATGGAAGTCCCGGACGTCATCGATTGGGTGCGGCCGGGGGAATTTCTGATGACGACCGGGTATCCGTTCCGGGACAACCCGGAGGTGCTGGCGACGCTGATCGGCCAATTGGCCCAGCGGGGAGTCGTCGCGCTCGGCATCAAGACGAAACGCTTCCTCGACGAGGTGCCGCCCGCCGCGATCGCAGCCGCCGAGCGGCACGGCTTGCCGCTGATCGAGCTTCCGCCGGGCACGACGTTTTCGGACGCCGTCCGCGAAATCATGGAACGCGTGCTCGTCTCGGAGTTCAAGGATTTGACGATCCTCCAAGGACGGGTGCAGCGCCTGTCCCACGTGCTGCTGCACGGGGATGGGCTTCCCGCGTTTTTGCAGCATTTGGAGCTCATGATCAAAAACCCGGTCGTGCTCCTCGATCCGAAAAACGGGGTCGTGGCGTCTCCGGAAGCGATGCCTCTGTGCGGCGGTATCGGCCCGGAGGAATGGGACCGCATCCGGAAGGAAAGAACATTGGAGACGAACGTGATCGGCGGAAAGGAATCCAGCATCCGCGTTCACGTCGCAGTGGTGAACGACGACGAGCTTCAGCCTTACCTGCTGCTCGTCATCGACCGGAAAAACGAATACAACGTCGTCGATACGCTGACGCTGAACTGGGCGGGAAGGCTGCTCGAGTTCGAAATCAGCAACATGCAGGCGCGTTCGCATATCGAAACGAAATACGCCGACCAGTTTCTGCAGGACTGGCTGGCGGGAAGAATCGTCACCGCGGTCGATTTGCGGCTGCGGGCCGAAGCGTGCGGCTGGCCGCTCGCGGAAGCGGCGCACTACACATCCGGCGTCGTTTATTTTCACAACCGGAAGTTAGAAGTGAAGGGGCTGCAGGAGCTGGCCAAACGGCTGAACTGGGAGTGCGCCGCCCGCAAGCTGGAAGCGAAATGGACCGTTCTCGAGGGCGATCTCGTCGTGCTGCTGACGCATTCGGAACCGGATAAGGCGGCCGATCGCCAGCAGCTGCTAAGCGAAGTCTCGACCTTGCTCCAGCAAGCCGTTCCGGAGTCGGGCGTGTCGCTTTGCCTCGGCCGGGAGGCGGGGGACCAGGTCAAGGCTGCGAGCAGCTACATCGACGCGCGGCGCGTGCTGGAGATCGCCGGAATTTGCTTTTTGACTTCTCCCGTGCTGCATTATGCGGATCTGGGCGTTTATTTGCTGCTGTACCGACTGAAAGGCACCGAAGAGCTGGCCGAATACCGCCGCCTGTATTTGCATCCGCTGCTCGAGCTTGACCGGAAGCAGCAGGGGGATTTGCTCAGCACGCTTCGGACGTATTTTCAATGCAACTGCAATGCAAAGGAAACGGCGGAACGGATGTTCGTGCACTACAACACGATCATTTACCGGCTGGAACGGATCAAGGGCGAGCTGGGCATGAGGCTGGACGACCCCGATACGAAGTTCGTTTTGCAGCTGGCGCTCAAGCTGCATGAAATCAAGGAGCTTGCCTGA
- a CDS encoding cysteine hydrolase family protein — MKRVNASLPYPFEYEAGRAALLVIDMQNDFCAPGGFGERLGNDIAPARRIIPAIAGVLEAAREAGLLVIHTREGHLPDLSDCPPAKLERSRKQGAGIGDPGPMGRILIRGERGHDIVAELAPAAGEPIVDKPGKGAFYATDLERMLREREIEHLILTGVTTHVCVHTTLREANDRGYRCLVLEDATAAFDPADHEAALHMVRQQGGIFGWTSSSAAFIRSLRV; from the coding sequence ATGAAACGAGTAAACGCGTCGCTTCCCTATCCGTTCGAATACGAAGCCGGCCGCGCGGCTCTGCTCGTCATCGACATGCAGAACGATTTTTGCGCGCCGGGCGGCTTCGGCGAGCGGCTCGGCAACGATATCGCTCCCGCCCGCCGCATCATTCCGGCGATTGCCGGGGTGCTGGAGGCGGCGCGCGAAGCGGGGCTGCTCGTCATCCACACGCGGGAGGGCCATCTGCCCGACTTGTCCGATTGTCCGCCGGCGAAGCTCGAGCGGAGCCGGAAGCAAGGGGCCGGAATCGGCGATCCGGGGCCGATGGGGCGCATCCTGATCCGCGGCGAACGCGGCCACGATATCGTTGCCGAGCTGGCGCCGGCGGCAGGGGAACCGATCGTCGACAAGCCCGGCAAAGGGGCGTTTTACGCAACGGATTTGGAGCGGATGCTCCGGGAACGGGAAATCGAGCATCTGATTTTGACCGGGGTGACGACGCACGTTTGCGTGCATACGACGCTGCGGGAGGCGAACGACCGCGGGTACCGCTGCCTGGTGCTCGAGGATGCGACGGCGGCGTTCGATCCGGCCGACCACGAGGCGGCGCTTCATATGGTTCGCCAGCAGGGCGGCATTTTCGGCTGGACGTCGTCTTCGGCGGCTTTTATCCGATCTTTGCGAGTTTGA
- a CDS encoding formamidase, whose amino-acid sequence MSGLGGLNKSPDGVVIGLVQMQLPVVDTPRQLAEQTRRIVDMTAKAKRGLKNMDLVVFPEYSLHGLSMNTDPALMCRVDGPEVEAFRQACRDNDIWGCFSIMEANPDGNPYNTGLIIDNEGEIRLNYRKLHPWVPVEPWEPGNLGIPVCDGPNGSKLALIICHDGMFPEMARECAYRGADIMIRTAGYTAPIRHAWKITNQANAFCNLMYTVSVCMSGSDGTFDSMGEAMIVGFDGVPLVEGGGRPDEIVAGEVRPALAREARRLWGVENNIYQLGHRGYVAVDGGAQDCPYTYMKDMAAGNYRLPWEDEVVVKDGTSEGFPKPTRTYQGTLEGTK is encoded by the coding sequence ATGAGCGGATTGGGAGGACTCAACAAATCGCCCGACGGCGTCGTCATCGGTCTCGTCCAGATGCAGCTGCCCGTCGTCGACACGCCGCGGCAGCTGGCGGAACAAACCCGGCGAATCGTGGACATGACGGCCAAGGCGAAGCGCGGACTGAAAAATATGGATCTCGTCGTTTTTCCGGAATATTCGCTCCACGGGCTCTCGATGAATACCGATCCGGCGCTGATGTGCCGGGTCGACGGCCCGGAGGTGGAAGCGTTCCGCCAGGCGTGCCGGGACAACGACATTTGGGGCTGCTTCTCCATCATGGAAGCGAACCCGGACGGCAATCCGTACAACACCGGCCTCATTATCGACAATGAAGGCGAAATTCGGCTGAATTACCGGAAGCTGCACCCGTGGGTGCCGGTCGAGCCGTGGGAGCCCGGCAATCTGGGCATCCCGGTTTGCGACGGTCCCAACGGCAGCAAGCTTGCGCTGATTATTTGCCATGACGGCATGTTCCCGGAAATGGCGAGGGAATGCGCGTACCGGGGCGCGGACATCATGATCCGGACCGCCGGGTACACGGCGCCGATTCGCCACGCCTGGAAGATCACCAACCAGGCGAACGCTTTCTGCAATCTCATGTATACCGTCTCGGTCTGCATGAGCGGCAGCGACGGCACGTTCGATTCGATGGGCGAGGCGATGATCGTCGGCTTCGACGGCGTTCCGCTCGTCGAAGGCGGCGGACGGCCGGACGAAATCGTCGCCGGCGAAGTCCGTCCGGCGCTCGCCCGCGAGGCGCGGCGGCTGTGGGGCGTGGAGAATAACATCTACCAGCTCGGCCATCGCGGCTACGTCGCGGTCGACGGCGGAGCGCAAGATTGCCCTTATACCTATATGAAGGACATGGCGGCCGGGAACTACCGGCTCCCGTGGGAGGACGAGGTCGTCGTCAAGGACGGCACGTCCGAAGGCTTTCCGAAGCCGACGAGAACGTATCAAGGAACGCTCGAAGGAACGAAGTAG